GGAGATAAAAAACCATGAGAAAACCGAACGTAAATTAAACGAACTGTTTACCCGTTATTCAATGTTTTTCAACAACTGCAATGACGGGTTAACTTTGATTGATTTTTCAGGTGGAACACCGCCCGGTAAATATATTGAAGTAAACAAGGCGTTTTGCCAGATGGTTAATTATTCACGGGAAGAGCTTCTTCAGTTGACCCCGATTGACCTTACCGCTTCGGAGATGAAAGATTATGCGCTGGGAAATACAAAACTGGTGTTGGAGTCTGAATATGCGGTACTCCGTTTCCCGAATGTATATATTACCAAAGATGGCAGGCGGCTGGATTGCGAAATAAATGCCAGTTTTGTTTATTTATCTGGACGGGAAGTGGCGGTAGTAGTATATCGGGATATTTCGGAAACCAAGCGCTTGGAACAAAGTCTTCGTGAAGCCTATGAGCGGGAACTTCAGGCCCATGCGGAGGTTGAAGATCAGCTAAACCAGCGCAATTATTTTATGCGGGCACTGGTGCATGAGCTTAAAACATCTCTTACTCCGCTGCTTGCCGCTAGTGAGTATTTGGTATCTGAACTTTCGGACAGTGCTTTATTAGGTTATGCACGAAACATGCAGAATGGGGCTATTAATCTGAATAACAAGATTGATGACCTTATGAACTTGGCCAAGGGGGAAATAGGCCAGCTGCAAACAGACCCTGAGTATGCCAGTATCAGAAAAGTTATCGGGGATTGTGTAGATTACCTCCAGCCTCAGGCCCAGAAGATGCAAAAACGGATAGCACTGAATGTTAGCGTGGATATTCCCTTGACATTATTTGATAAAAAAATGATTTATCAGGTGGTGCTTAATCTGCTCAGCAACTCACTTAAGTTTTCCCGTACCGGCAGTGAAATTTGTATTGAGGCCGTGAAATCAGGGGATAAAATCAAAGTTTCGGTCAAAGACCAGGGTACTGGTATACCCAAGAACAAGCAGCAGGGAATTTTTACTCCTTATTATCGTATCAAGACCAAGCGGGACAGGTACGGTGGGTTGGGTTTGGGACTAGCTCTTTCTAAGATGATTATTGAACTGCACAGGGGTGAGATATGGTTTACCAGTGAATACGGCCATGGCAGTACCTTTTACTTTACACTACCGATAAGGAGCGAATGGGATGAAGACCCTGATAATAGAGGATGATTTATCCATAATTGATCTGGTAGTGCTTACCCTTTCGGTAGCCTGGCCAGATATCCAGATAGTTAGAACCCAGCTTGGCAAAGAGGGCATAGAGCTAGCTGAAACCGAAGCGCCAGATTTTATTATACTTGACCTTGGTCTGCCGGATATGAGCGGTATAGAAGTACTTCAGGAAATACGCAGTTTTTCCAAGGTGCCCGTTTTAGTGCTGACTGTAAAAAAAGATGAGATGGATGTGGTAGTGGCACTCAGCAAGGGAGCTGACGAGTTTATCAGCAAACCTTTCCGCCAAATGGAACTAATCTCCAGGGTAAAAAATGTCTTAAAGCGGTCACATCCTTCGGAGGGTGAAGTATACGCTATAGGTAACCTGACCTACTATCCC
This sequence is a window from Dehalococcoides mccartyi 195. Protein-coding genes within it:
- a CDS encoding response regulator transcription factor; translated protein: MKTLIIEDDLSIIDLVVLTLSVAWPDIQIVRTQLGKEGIELAETEAPDFIILDLGLPDMSGIEVLQEIRSFSKVPVLVLTVKKDEMDVVVALSKGADEFISKPFRQMELISRVKNVLKRSHPSEGEVYAIGNLTYYPALNKIDSKGLELKLSPTENIIFLYLANQRPNYVTYRSLALAIWGDEYPGCHKAIRVMVNQLREKLDSSLNQPDLILTKYGLGYYLGNW
- a CDS encoding sensor histidine kinase, translating into MIDNLDTIQIDTLPVGIVVIDVLSRKIMNINQAAQNLIGAEASEIIGHSCHKFICPAEEGKCPILDMGQSIDNAERQLLTSSSKLITILKTASKVTINGRDFLYEVLQDVTDPVNLRKQLQIQVAERTKELAEINSKLVQEIKNHEKTERKLNELFTRYSMFFNNCNDGLTLIDFSGGTPPGKYIEVNKAFCQMVNYSREELLQLTPIDLTASEMKDYALGNTKLVLESEYAVLRFPNVYITKDGRRLDCEINASFVYLSGREVAVVVYRDISETKRLEQSLREAYERELQAHAEVEDQLNQRNYFMRALVHELKTSLTPLLAASEYLVSELSDSALLGYARNMQNGAINLNNKIDDLMNLAKGEIGQLQTDPEYASIRKVIGDCVDYLQPQAQKMQKRIALNVSVDIPLTLFDKKMIYQVVLNLLSNSLKFSRTGSEICIEAVKSGDKIKVSVKDQGTGIPKNKQQGIFTPYYRIKTKRDRYGGLGLGLALSKMIIELHRGEIWFTSEYGHGSTFYFTLPIRSEWDEDPDNRG